The DNA region AAAGCTAAGGGGCACGGTGGATAACCTTAGGGAAGGAGCAAAAAGCTTAAACCGTGGCTTCTTACTAAAAGCGGAACATCATTTTCAAAAGAACAGCCTATTGGAACCACTGCTGTGTTTAAGCCTTTACGAAAGGGAAGAAACGAGCAAAATGCTAAGTCTAAAAAGTCCCCTTTCTGCTTATATGCTTTTAAAGCTACATCTTTTGGAACAAGCAGAGGAAAAGTTCAAAAGGACTTTGGAGACAGATCAAGAAAACCTTTTGGCTCTAAAGGGCTTAAGAGATATAAGCTTCCTGAAGGGAGAAACAGACAGATCGGTGGAGTATCAGGAGAGGGTGCTAAAGCTGTGTGAAAAGTGGGACAAGGAAAACCAAAAAAGGGTCTTGGCAGAACTTTTGGCATTCCTTTGGAGAACGAATAAAGAAGTAGAAACTGCAGAGAAAGCCTTTGACCTTTACAGAACACCCCTTACCTACTCAGTTTGTATAATTTCTCTTTTTGATCAGGAGAAAAAAAAGGATGCCACAAAGCTGTTTGAAAAGAGCTTTGAAGACAACCTACAAAACGAAGTTTTAACTTTGCTCTTAGCAGAAGAACCCACATTAACAAAACTTATGGATGTTATACAAAAAAGGGAACAGCAGATAAGCAAGGTTGTTCTTTTGATGATCTACCTTCGCCTGGGCCTTTTTTCTAAGGTTAAGTCCTTGATTGATGATGTGCCAGACTATTACAGATGCTTAGCTATGCTATTTATGTCCCACAGAGACGAGGAAAGGACGTGTGCTAAAGCCTTTAATGATCTGCTGTATCTGTGGGAGTGCACGTGCGGTGTAAGGTATAAAGAATACACACCTTTGTGTCCAAATTGTTTAAAGTGGAATAAATTAGAATTAAAAATATAAGGAGGGATAGCTATGTTTAGAGCACTTTGGACTTCCGCATCTGGGATGAATGCCCAACAGACAAACCTTGACGTTGTGTCAAACAACATGGCTAACGTCAATACCGTCGGCTTTAAGAAGATGAGAGCTACTTTTCAGGATCTTATATATCAAACAGTTAGGGAACCTGGTGCGCCCACCTCTCCTACTACAAGAAACCCTTCTGGCTTTCAGATAGGCTTAGGAACCTATGTGTCGGACACCTACGGTATATTTACCCAAGGAAACATAGTCCAAACTGGAAATCAGTTAGACATTGCCATTCAGGGGGATGGATTTTTTAAAGNNNNNNNNNNNNNNNNNNNNNNNNNNNNNNNNNNNNNNNNNNNNNNNNNNNNNNNNNNNNNNNNNNNNNNNNNNNNNNNNNNNNNNNNNNNNNNNNNNNNAGGGACTTTCCTTGCATTTGTCCAAACTTCATAGACAACGAGGCCTGTTCTACGAACAAACTGAGATACTAT from Thermocrinis sp. includes:
- a CDS encoding lipopolysaccharide assembly protein LapA domain-containing protein, with product MRIVKLLFALLLIGSFLVFVAQNSILVEVSFFNYRGYTPVFVLVLISALIGFLIAFLYFFPREIKLRGTVDNLREGAKSLNRGFLLKAEHHFQKNSLLEPLLCLSLYEREETSKMLSLKSPLSAYMLLKLHLLEQAEEKFKRTLETDQENLLALKGLRDISFLKGETDRSVEYQERVLKLCEKWDKENQKRVLAELLAFLWRTNKEVETAEKAFDLYRTPLTYSVCIISLFDQEKKKDATKLFEKSFEDNLQNEVLTLLLAEEPTLTKLMDVIQKREQQISKVVLLMIYLRLGLFSKVKSLIDDVPDYYRCLAMLFMSHRDEERTCAKAFNDLLYLWECTCGVRYKEYTPLCPNCLKWNKLELKI
- a CDS encoding flagellar hook-basal body complex protein; the protein is MFRALWTSASGMNAQQTNLDVVSNNMANVNTVGFKKMRATFQDLIYQTVREPGAPTSPTTRNPSGFQIGLGTYVSDTYGIFTQGNIVQTGNQLDIAIQGDGFFK